The following proteins are co-located in the Sphingorhabdus lutea genome:
- the hisC gene encoding histidinol-phosphate transaminase, producing MTKLSIPTPKSYISAIHAYTPGKAKADDGRPLIKLSANENPLGCSKSASDALAAQAVGAARYPDPASNALRAALADTYGLESENIVCGTGSDELLNLIAAGYAGIGDEIIHVRYGFVVYDIATRKVGAKVVMAPDNDYATDVDALLALVNENTKLVYLANPNNPTGTVMRDEDVARLHAGLPSDVILVLDQAYGEYLDNDGPSAFDLARKYGNVLITRTFSKIYGLAAERIGWAYGQPHLIDILNRIRGPFNVTSAGQAAAIAALADQDFVKDSRAHNEKWRGWMNTEISALSNHGLRAIPSAANFILVVFDGAVSAETADKELMDAGYVVRRLAGQGLGHCLRITIGSEEENHGFMAALRDILERAR from the coding sequence ATGACAAAATTATCTATACCCACGCCCAAAAGCTATATCAGCGCCATTCACGCCTATACCCCCGGCAAGGCAAAGGCCGATGATGGCCGCCCACTTATTAAATTATCCGCCAATGAAAATCCATTGGGGTGCAGCAAAAGCGCCAGCGACGCCCTTGCTGCGCAGGCAGTGGGCGCGGCCCGTTACCCCGATCCGGCCAGCAACGCCCTGCGCGCGGCATTGGCCGACACCTATGGCCTTGAAAGTGAAAATATCGTCTGCGGCACGGGGTCAGATGAATTATTAAATTTAATCGCGGCGGGATATGCCGGCATTGGGGATGAGATTATCCATGTGCGCTATGGCTTTGTTGTCTATGATATTGCCACGCGCAAGGTTGGTGCAAAGGTGGTGATGGCCCCCGATAATGATTATGCAACCGATGTTGATGCTTTGTTGGCGCTGGTCAATGAAAATACAAAATTGGTTTATTTGGCCAATCCAAATAATCCAACCGGCACGGTGATGCGTGATGAAGATGTTGCCCGTCTGCATGCCGGATTGCCCAGTGATGTGATTTTGGTTCTTGATCAGGCATATGGCGAATATTTGGACAATGATGGGCCAAGCGCATTTGATCTTGCCCGTAAATATGGCAATGTGCTGATTACCCGCACTTTTTCCAAAATTTATGGCCTTGCCGCCGAACGAATTGGTTGGGCATATGGCCAGCCGCATTTAATCGACATATTAAACCGGATTCGCGGGCCATTTAATGTGACCAGTGCGGGTCAGGCCGCGGCCATTGCCGCCCTTGCCGATCAGGATTTTGTTAAGGACAGCCGCGCACATAATGAAAAATGGCGCGGTTGGATGAATACAGAAATATCCGCGCTTTCCAATCATGGCCTGCGCGCCATTCCATCGGCCGCCAATTTCATTTTGGTGGTATTTGATGGCGCTGTATCTGCCGAAACAGCGGATAAGGAGTTAATGGATGCGGGTTATGTGGTGCGCCGATTGGCGGGCCAAGGGCTTGGTCACTGCCTTCGCATTACCATTGGCAGTGAAGAAGAAAATCACGGATTTATGGCCGCCTTGCGCGATATTTTGGAACGCGCCCGATAA